In Bradysia coprophila strain Holo2 unplaced genomic scaffold, BU_Bcop_v1 contig_24, whole genome shotgun sequence, one genomic interval encodes:
- the LOC119077656 gene encoding uncharacterized protein LOC119077656: protein MDVDNDDDDVMEVSVLFNGMNDITDDIENDLLFTPMRLSRCISTGIHGEMITHVIWPRKLTPKVSNDPRELETALVALLVDTVENIAEASDWLAGSSKLFLGLYNTMTSPDAQIIASEINRLKEGDMFGFFVKSQNCGISIYIPPTGDSSIGSTTSAIVSTFPVLIPNEEVYSTADHSEFQMELPNQSVAVAFSSLLNSKEFSQQLEYLNDNAVNESMNNTYVSQWLVPMLSMHQNSVLQHNEFPIISKKIRDDVIAWKQNYQMQSFRRCAFWTFMKALLQFHLTVQWGDVIGKIMYKLVLLKVMAVLCNYYDTKMYGSLSVDVVLHMLAKLARRIEKINNLLSVLDDEYLDRFEAFPNGFEDTYTTIMDEVKQVISKVKAKLDQQIAQVQKDHEENSTLTPLTDLDFETDVHQKIPNLRQYLTDRSAATPADANNGSIIVKSYTRHGIDSLEAPDVELFDTLKDPVDVGIFLCDFENWILYTLNNINIGPERMRSLSFAYARLAAQHYKNNPLGFSRTVLAQTMILSLMDKMATATHEMLKKHRAGINPDIFDNLILPQYEDCEIAHNLKKYFLKRSKPDLPSLIEQQKVTSDSFSVQFAMENDAMQNVMQSIEQSTKTALATLEEEYEMRRREVAELRKRLKGMNCEYYVNANGKREHKSSCGSCKLEAKISGVRVSTIEDPLPESPDEQNAVAFELCIPIEIACLRDVLHVVVDLLNEPAKKIRISEKWIAMDVLEDYNVRSASQRVFLGTSVNAKHGRTRTSGVHPDDPFYKCRLRNSRNCILYACTDRVATHIPTNIDSQSANKGPTLTVEKGSAYENLQWTLSGTVHTQNQVIARQCECPQSLTLCEFKNFGSLRADGHRLQLRKLYAMIETECLSFETLSVQALIMQTLWEKGPSNPLADQWNESHADFTDPKFAGAMIELIDKFINMQISNWKHPLKLFMTVVIAVRVFEMNEDDNVADRIVQLLVKLRDIAFDWMHKVQTAMHEAPGDAQDDVEKLRTNLVEISIAGALTFFVHFRHRHFDKIFTGSVTTGITAVRFWLEFLVTINGNIMMTDKGSKKQDKVMSSQLSQEMFRRLVQQIAIQLESTVKGIIVNDPTDVFNFVKSQWNRSRDAIFRLKPIEEHPETLVISATIDGVEHFVQIGTLTGEFLVNNLPVSRLPKTITEHPVYQRVFEKFIFEVQESYGRFDTKYKYRGSHYSFYGNNGKVIVTERRGNDDECEHIPEDIFSEEIPYLLVQKHSHWWCKTKNTIEFRPICFSDANFASSEGIQYELDLNAGKLLHKKTNKVMLDVTSESYKKIVSQLARIESKKYIHIFMDKPRIAKIELVRMNIKFLIDASTQQQSYDLISNEFNGMTVCIEQNCGTLYGLRQGLLLESSTDGKAEQNKLLILPHGNISAKKKYDHETVEINIGSALHNPPFFIYQIDEICQQLKASNRSYSAWFYLAYLHALTSHGLPEPFTGLSGTERSFQILQSAFVWSPAPYEYCDDEALTILELIRKLAPSRRIKNNLQSCQWPDFIQSHAAQDGFICIANRLIADSKRLDGLYSKKNPSEDKDEGNGSNKEIEIELDVNVREYFRCLPYFPNLQLSETFIKHQDAIATHYLHNENDQNLGSVRTISNLYHQQKFISPKSFSVTDYLTKDDVDLKGSLDLDVNDEILDTFSAKTVRSRWLSLYNIARSGQFSREKFALVLGLLAYESTRKDDLKSLLLLQTVAANPTIFEGLDPPAGVNTFYLNDRSFNYRSIEKILEDHLTEPDFGRRYSEMREIRHTIGVRDFIHKIVTNIRSMWPCDRCDSSIHQYTHPNVNLRDAVVHINKKLRDWRNIERLMDFLRQIDIQVRRLGTSMPSDELSPWCPEKLPFKRFIKFYVDFDAKVIANLSQFDTEVSESKRISTEPAKTTETDWWCTYNSIASPNDVKHLVDSTMYPRLVLSFVLPQLLSPTQHPDLRSIITAVGVQIVREQRDRRIRIYAQKPEMNVALDQELKNEPHTNWLPFEYPEWLIFEIEQNVTIRPIQIEVAQRMIDPPEIGTKHSVLQLNMGEGKTSVIVPLLATKMANAQQLCQVTVLKSLFATNQKELRQCLGGMLNRRLYTFPCRRDMPIGKYAETMLDIYVECRRLKGVVLTLPEYRLSFQLKIYEAPNKIEMEGAAESLLQTHKWLNENVRNILDESDAILQPKYQLIYTLGEQLSLDGGAQRWTVIQALLKQLPVHLYKLWQHFGDEKMEFDSDYAKHGKVTGNVTMDFRSDVFTPCRIFDDLVYNRLKLKLIDDILDGVLSFSLGLVHQTKQTLRLLLDEGDVSAKDYNDLLKDLSSAQQTTILILCGFLRFNVLQLVLSKRWRVNYGVNENGPRKMAIPFKAKDVAAEMTEFGHPDVAICLTQLSYYYSGLNETQLRQVFTILESQQNSAEIYSGWLKSVPYQLVHESIQSYTGVNLSDPKQRNELVFPLFKHNMCVIDFWLSNLVFPREAKTFEHKLMCTAWDLVSDNLTHTVSGFSGTNDTKNILPLPIKQNDLKKLEQTNDNVRNILLRPENSGYHRLPANVRGPQILILLAKRRIPVLLDAGACMLELNNEQVATQWLNFVDSKHFDATVYFNRNDVLMTVDRNGVRTEFDYSVYRNKLDRCLVYLDDSHTRGTDLKFPLGWKACVTLSGDITRDKTVQACMRMRLLGNGHSIVFFASYEAHVRILERCNLGNDAKPTSKDVLEFISGNSKRFEEENTAHWSAAAYNYTKKLVAHRIHENCEEADALQQLHLKCKDNEYVTLKDMYGIKESALLTQISKNQFDKLIQAHENESEIVEMVKSIHDGVGKKLSQQAPRLERYTQSFDEEQEKELEHELEEQRQIERPAPATAVVPVFDDRLENLIKNGVTSQSFRKMRFERSILSFHESLLDKPMYGAYRGITSPWSENLYVTSDFVNVVESGNSEEYMRPVWWIAHIIHREGDDIFLLLSSYEANMLLPLFRKSTRSALMSYRPRLSQMHSNLWNQESLEVTGINTHSGNRIEVDDEVQIAMYAGSMYFRSEVEQNAYCGFMGLIPTPRTVELELAFEEGIITPNSYVLPENRSHSAAISRCVKKCKFQSNPVELAVKIIEAHHSFIRKESHVSAILEKAMKKGIN from the exons GCTGTGCGTTCTGGACATTCATGAAGGCATTGCTGCAGTTCCACTTGACCGTGCAATGGGGCGATGTGATCGGGAAAATAATGTACAAGTTGGTGCTGCTGAAAGTGATGGCAGTTTTGTGTAATTATTACGACACGAAAATGTACGGCAGCCTGAGCGTAGACGTTGTTCTGCATATGCTTGCCAAATTGGCACGTCGCATCGAAAAGATCAATAATCTGTTGTCGGTACTGGACGACGAATATTTGGATAGGTTTGAAGCATTTCCGAATGGCTTCGAAGACACGTACACCACCATAATGGATGAAGTGAAACAGGTGATTTCGAAAGTGAAAGCAAAGCTGGACCAGCAAATAGCGCAAGTGCAAAAGGACCATGAAGAGAACTCAACATTGACACCCCTGACCGATCTCGACTTCGAAACCGACGTCCACCAAAAGATACCAAACTTACGACAGTATTTAACCGATCGAAGTGCTGCCACTCCAGCGGATGCTAACAATGGAAGCATAATTGTCAAATCTTACACACGTCATGGCATCGACTCACTAGAAGCTCCGGACGTAGAACTGTTCGACACGCTTAAAGATCCGGTAGATGTCGGCATTTTCTTGTGCGACTTTGAAAATTGGATTCTTTACACACTGAACAACATCAATATCGGCCCTGAACGCATGAGATCGTTATCATTTGCTTACGCTCGGTTAGCTGCTCAACATTACAAGAACAATCCGTTGGGCTTCAGTCGAACTGTTCTAGCACAAACCATGATTTTGTCACTGATGGACAAAATGGCTACAGCAACACACGAAATGTTGAAGAAACATCGGGCCGGCATCAATCCGGATATATTCGACAATTTGATACTGCCTCAGTATGAAGACTGCGAAATTGCTCACAATctgaaaaagtattttttgaaGCGTTCGAAACCAGATTTACCGTCACTGATTGAACAGCAAAAGGTGACATCGGATTCATTTTCCGTGCAATTTGCCATGGAAAACGATGCCATGCAAAATGTTATGCAATCCATCGAACAATCAACGAAAACAGCTTTGGCGACATTGGAAGAAGAATATGAAATGCGACGCAGGGAAGTGGCGGAGTTGAGAAAGAGATTGAAAGGCATGAACTGTGAATACTATGTGAATGCGAACGGAAAAAGGGAGCACAAAAGCTCGTGTGGCAGTTGTAAGCTCGAAGCGAAAATAAGTGGCGTCCGGGTATCAACAATCGAGGATCCGCTTCCGGAAAGTCCCGACGAACAAAACGCCGTTGCTTTTGAACTTTGCATACCAATTGAAATTGCTTGTTTGCGAGATGTTCTCCATGTGGTGGTAGATCTGCTGAATGAACCTGCTAAGAAAATACGAATCAGCGAAAAATGGATTGCAATGGATGTGCTTGAAGATTACAATGTTCGTTCAGCTAGCCAACGTGTATTTTTGGGCACGAGCGTCAATGCAAAACACGGACGCACTCGTACAAGTG GTGTGCATCCGGACGATCCGTTTTATAAGTGCAGATTAAGAAACAGTCGGAACTGCATATTATACGCGTGCACTGATAGGGTCGCGACACATATACCAACCAACATCGACAGTCAATCAGCCAACAAAGGTCCCACCCTGACTGTTGAAAAGGGATCAGCATACGAAAATCTGCAGTGGACATTGAGCGGAACGGTTCACACTCAAAATCAGGTTATAGCTCGGCAATGCGAATGTCCGCAGAGTCTCACACTGTGTGAATTCAAGAATTTCGGCTCTCTTCGTGCGGATGGCCATCGGCTACAGCTGCGTAAGTTGTACGCAATGATCGAAACTGAATGTTTGTCATTCGAAACGTTGTCCGTGCAAGCTCTTATTATGCAAACGCTCTGGGAAAAGGGACCGAGTAATCCGTTAGCTGATCAGTGGAATGAATCGCATGCAGACTTTACAGATCCGAAGTTTGCCGGTGCTATGATCGAACTCATCGATAAGTTCATCAACATGCAGATAAGTAATTGGAAACATCCGTTGAAACTGTTCATGACTGTTGTGATTGCTGTACGAGTTTTTGAAATGAACGAGGATGATAATGTCGCCGATCGTATCGTTCAGTTGCTGGTGAAACTGCGTGACATCGCCTTCGATTGGATGCATAAAGTCCAGACAGCTATGCACGAAGCTCCCGGTGATGCCCAGGACGATGTCGAGAAACTCAGAACGAATCTGGTCGAAATTTCTATCGCAGGAGCTCTAACCTTTTTTGTCCACTTTCGTCATCGTCACttcgacaaaatatttaccgGAAGCGTCACAACCGGCATCACAGCAGTCCGCTTTTGGTTGGAGTTTTTGGTAACAATTAACGGCAACATTATGATGACCGACAAAGGCTCCAAAAAACAAGACAAAGTCATGTCATCACAGCTTAGTCAGGAAATGTTCCGACGATTAGTTCAGCAAATTGCGATACAACTCGAATCAACGGTCAAAGGAATCATTGTCAACGATCCGACCGATGTGTTCAATTTCGTCAAGTCGCAGTGGAATCGATCTCGAGATGCAATTTTTCGGCTAAAGCCCATTGAGGAACATCCCGAAACGTTGGTCATTTCGGCAAcaattgacggtgtggaacatttcgttcaaatcggAACTTTGACTGGGGAATTTCTGGTAAACAATTTGCCTGTGTCTCGGCTACCGAAGACCATCACCGAACACCCGGTTTATCAGCGAGTCttcgaaaaatttatattcgaaGTACAAGAGTCGTATGGTCGCTTCGACACAAAATATAAGTACAGAGGCAGCCACTACAGTTTTTACGGCAACAACGGCAAAGTTATTGTAACCGAAAGACGAGGAAACGACGACGAATGTGAACACATACCAGAAGACATTTTTTCCGAAGAGATTCCATACCTGCTGGTCCAGAAGCACAGCCATTGGTGGTGTAAAACGAAGAACACCATCGAATTTCGTCCGATTTGTTTTAGCGATGCCAACTTTGCGTCGTCGGAAGGAATTCAATACGAATTGGATTTGAATGCCGGGAAACTGTTGCACAAAAAGACGAACAAAGTGATGTTGGACGTAACAAGCGAAAGCTATAAAAAAATCGTCAGCCAATTGGCACGCATCGAGTCGAAGAAGTACATTCACATTTTCATGGACAAGCCACGGATCGCGAAAATCGAATTGGTTCGAATGAACATCAAATTCCTAATCGACGCGTCGACACAACAGCAATCGTACGATCTCATTTCCAATGAATTTAATGGCATGACCGTGTGTATTGAACAGAATTGCGGTACGCTGTATGGTCTGCGACAGGGTTTATTATTGGAGAGTTCTACCGATGGAAAAGCGGAGCAGAACAAGCTGTTGATCCTTCCGCACGGCAACATATCAGCCAAGAAAAAGTATGATCACGAAACTGTTGAGATTAATATCGGTTCTGCGCTACACAATCCACCGTTCTTCATCTATCAAATCGACGAAATATGTCAACAGTTGAAAGCCAGCAATCGCAGCTATTCGGCTTGGTTCTATCTGGCATATCTTCACGCATTAACGTCACATGGCCTACCTGAACCCTTTACTGGATTGTCTGGAACGGAACGATCCTTTCAGATTTTGCAGTCGGCATTCGTATGGTCGCCGGCACCATATGAATATTGCGACGACGAAGCACTTACGATATTAGAGTTGATTCGAAAATTGGCACCGAGTCGTAGgatcaaaaacaatttacagTCATGTCAGTGGCCCGACTTTATACAGTCTCATGCCGCCCAGGACGGATTCATATGCATCGCAAATCGGTTGATTGCCGACAGTAAGCGACTGGACGGTTTGTATTCGAAAAAGAATCCGTCTGAAGACAAAGACGAAGGAAACGGTAGCAACAaggaaatcgaaattgaattgGATGTTAACGTGCGAGAGTACTTCCGATGTTTGCCATATTTTCCCAATTTGCAATTATCGGAGACTTTCATCAAACATCAGGATGCGATTGCAACGCATTACCTTCACAATGAAAACGACCAGAACTTGGGCAGTGTTCGCACCATCTCCAATTTGTATCATCAACAAAAGTTTATCTCGCCAAAGTCGTTTAGTGTGACAGATTATCTAACCAAAGATGATGTTGACCTCAAAGGATCCCTCGATTTGGATGTCAACGACGAAATTCTCGATACATTTTCTGCAAAAACTGTCCGAAGTCGGTGGCTGTCGTTGTACAATATTGCACGATCTGGGCAGTTTAGTCGCGAAAAGTTTGCACTGGTTCTCGGATTGCTGGCGTACGAAAGCACCAGAAAGGACGATTTGAAGTCTCTCCTGTTGCTCCAGACAGTTGCCGCGAATCCGACCATTTTCGAAGGACTGGATCCACCGGCCGGAGTCAATACTTTCTATCTGAATGATAGGTCGTTCAACTACAGATCGATTGAAAAGATTTTGGAAGATCATTTGACCGAGCCCGACTTTGGCCGCAGATACAGCGAAATGAGAGAGATCCGACATACGATAGGCGTGCGCGatttcattcacaaaataGTGACGAACATTCGCTCTATGTGGCCTTGTGATCGATGCGATTCAAGCATTCATCAGTACACCCATCCAAATGTAAATCTTCGGGATGCCGTCGTACACATCAACAAGAAATTGAGAGATTGGAGAAACATCGAACGGCTGATGGATTTTCTTAGACAGATCGACATACAAGTGCGTCGACTCGGTACTTCCATGCCGTCTGATGAGTTATCACCATGGTGTCCAGAGAAGTTACCATTCAAACGTTTCATCAAATTCTACGTTGATTTTGACGCGAAAGTTATCGCAAATCTATCGCAATTCGACACAGAAGTATCGGAATCAAAACGAATTTCTACTGAACCGGCAAAAACAACTGAAACAGACTGGTGGTGTACCTACAACAGCATCGCATCACCGAATGACGTCAAACATCTCGTCGATTCGACAATGTATCCACGGCTAGTGTTGAGTTTCGTGCTACCACAACTACTTTCGCCAACACAACATCCGGACCTGAGATCAATAATCACTGCAGTCGGTGTGCAAATTGTGCGCGAACAACGTGATCGCCGCATACGAATCTATGCTCAAAAGCCCGAAATGAACGTTGCATTGGATCAGGAGCTGAAAAATGAACCGCATACGAATTGGCTCCCGTTCGAGTATCCGGAATGGttaattttcgaaatcgaGCAGAATGTAACCATTCGACCCATACAGATTGAGGTCGCTCAACGGATGATCGATCCACCGGAAATTGGGACAAAACATTCCGTTTTACAGTTGAATATGGGCGAGGGGAAAACGTCTGTTATCGTTCCGCTGCTGGCCACTAAAATGGCGAACGCACAACAGTTGTGCCAGGTCACTGTCTTGAAATCATTGTTCGCAACGAACCAGAAAGAATTGCGTCAGTGTTTGGGTGGAATGCTTAATCGGCGTCTGTACACATTTCCTTGCCGCCGAGATATGCCAATCGGCAAGTATGCGGAAACAATGTTGGACATTTATGTTGAATGCAGACGTCTCAAAG GTGTCGTCCTAACACTGCCCGAATATCGTCTATCGTTTCAACTGAAGATATACGAAGCACCcaacaaaatcgaaatggAGGGCGCTGCTGAGTCGTTATTACAAACACACAAATGGCTGAATGAAAACGTCAGAAACATATTAGACGAGTCCGATGCCATTTTGCAGCCGAAATATCAACTTATTTACACGTTGGGAGAGCAACTGTCTTTAGATGGTGGTGCTCAACGGTGGACAGTCATTCAGGCATTGTTAAAACAGTTACCAGTTCACCTGTACAAACTGTGGCAACACTTCGGCGATGAGAAAATGGAATTCGACAGCGATTACGCTAAACATGGCAAAGTGACCGGAAACGTGACGATGGATTTTCGATCGGATGTCTTTACGCCGTGTCGAATTTTTGACGATCTTGTCTATAATCGGCTCAAGTTGAAACTTATCGACGACATATTGGACGGAGTTCTGAGCTTTTCACTGGGACTGGTCcatcaaacgaaacaaacgCTACGACTGTTACTAGATGAAGGAGATGTGTCAGCGAAAGATTACAACGATTTACTGAAGGATCTCTCGTCCGCTCAACAAACGACCATTTTGATACTTTGCGGCTTCCTAAGATTCAATGTTCTACAACTTGTGCTGAGTAAACGGTGGCGTGTTAACTATGGCGTGAACGAAAATGGACCACGAAAAATGGCAATACCATTCAAGGCAAAAGATGTTGCCG CCGAAATGACCGAATTTGGCCATCCAGACGTGGCGATATGCTTAACTCAACTGAGTTACTACTACTCAG GTCTGAACGAAACGCAACTCCGTCAAGTGTTCACAATATTGGAAAGTCAACAGAATTCGGCCGAAATTTACTCCGGCTGGCTCAAAAGCGTACCATACCAACTAGTGCACGAAAGCATACAATCGTATACTGGCGTCAATTTGAGTGATCCGAAGCAGCGGAATGAACTGGTTTTTCCGCTGTTCAAGCACAATATGTGTGTCATCGACTTTTGGCTGTCGAATTTGGTGTTCCCGCGAGAAGCTAAGACATTCGAACATAAGCTGATGTGTACGGCGTGGGATTTGGTCAGCGATAATTTAACGCATACGGTGTCTGGATTCAGTGGCACGAAcgatacgaaaaacattctACCGCTGCCGATTAAACAGAATGATTTGAAGAAATTGGAGCAGACCAATGACAATGTTCGCAACATTCTGTTGCGACCGGAAAACAGTGGCTACCATCGTCTACCAGCTAATGTTCGAGGACCACAAATTCTAATCTTGCTGGCCAAACGGCGAATTCCCGTGTTGTTAGATGCCGGTGCGTGTATGCTCGAATTGAATAACGAGCAAGTCGCAACCCAATGGCTCAATTTCGTCGATTCGAAGCACTTCGACGCTACCGTTTATTTCAACCGAAATGATGTTCTGATGACCGTCGACCGGAATGGTGTCCGTACCGAATTCGACTATTCGGTTTATCGTAACAAATTGGACAGATGTTTGGTGTACTTGGACGATTCACATACCCGTGGCACTGATTTGAAATTCCCACTGGGTTGGAAGGCTTGCGTTACACTGTCTGGAGACATTACTCGCGATAAAACCGTTCAGGCATGCATGCGAATGCGTCTGTTGGGTAATGGCCATTCAATTGTGTTTTTTGCGTCCTACGAGGCACATGTTCGAATACTTGAACGGTGCAACCTTGGTAATGATGCGAAACCGACGAGTAAAGACGTCCTTGAGTTCATTTCTGGGAACAGTAAACGATTTGAAGAAGAGAATACTGCCCATTGGTCGGCTGCTGCGTACAATTATACCAAGAAATTGGTAGCACATAGAATCCACGAGAATTGTGAAGAAGCGGATGCGTTGCAACAGTTGCATTTGAAATGCAAAGACAATGAATATGTCACGCTTAAAGACATGTATGGCATAAAAGAGTCGGCACTGCTCAcccaaatttcgaaaaatcaatTCGACAAATTGATCCAAGCCCATGAAAACGAAAGCGAAATTGTTGAAATGGTCAAATCCATCCACGACGGTGTGGGTAAAAAACTATCTCAACAGGCACCGCGACTGGAACGATACACTCAAAGTTTCGACGAGGAACAAGAAAAGGAATTGGAACACGAGCTAGAGGAACAACGTCAAATTGAAAGACCAGCCCCAGCAACAGCAGTTGTTCCGGTATTCGACGACCGGTTAGAAAATCTCATAAAAAACGGTGTCACATCGCAAAGTTTCCGCAAAATGCGATTTGAAAGGAGCATTCTGTCGTTTCATGAAAGTTTGCTGGATAAGCCGATGTACGGTGCGTATCGGGGTATCACTTCGCCTTGGTCGGAAAATTTGTACGTCACCAGCGACTTCGTTAATGTGGTGGAAAGTGGAAATTCCGAAGAATATATGCGTCCCGTGTGGTGGATAGCGCACATCATTCATCGCGAAggcgacgacatatttttactgCTGAGTTCATATGAGGCCAACATGTTGCTGCCATTGTTTCGGAAAAGTACTCGCTCCGCGTTGATGAGTTATCGTCCTCGATTAAGCCAAATGCACAGCAACTTGTGGAACCAGGAGAGCTTGGAAGTCACTGGCATTAACACACATTCTGGCAATCGCATTGAAGTGGACGATGAAGTTCAAATTGCTATGTACGCTGGATCGATGTACTTTCGCAGTGAGGTCGAACAAAATGCCTATTGTGGTTTTATGGGATTGATTCCAACGCCTCGCACGGTTGAACTGGAGCTGGCATTCGAAGAGGGAATCATTACTCCGAATTCGTACGTGCTGCCGGAGAATCGTAGTCACTCGGCGGCAATATCGCGATGCGTGAAGAAGTGCAAGTTTCAAAGCAATCCGGTTGAATTAGCCGTAAAAATTATCGAGGctcatcattcattcattcgaaAAGAGTCTCATGTTTCAGCCATACTGGAGAAGGCAATGAAGAAgggaataaattaa
- the LOC119077684 gene encoding putative serine protease K12H4.7 — protein sequence MSRIAIILAIIGHSILMASAAKIPISHFKTLLFREPPLLSQTIRPQAPVLEYIEQNVDNFNPNNDATYRMRYYRNDEFFVRGGPIFIYVGGEWSISPGWLSGGHMVDMARELGGQLFYTEHRYYGQSFPTPDASFENLEFLNIEQALADLAHFIVFMKQRHAEFVDSEVVLVGASYSATMVAWFRQKYPHLVAGAWASSAPVLAKVDFVEYKEVVGASIRSVGGEQCFRRIERAFIQAEQLITNGNFAEFSNRFRTCDELTNDQYDIWSIFGLFGDLFSSVVQYHWPGDIEGICDALLDPNNATETDLDAFVRWYTLQIFGSNPSDDDCIDATLAADIEFYRNTSWDHYATRSAGRQWFYQTCAEYGWYQTSGSRFQPFGSNFPVELYIAWCHNVYSTIFNRDTIEVNVQRKNVKYGGMNPQVTNVYFTHGSIDPWRTMGIQSDLNDRAPADVIPGASHCADLYSISPDDSPKMREVKERIFSLVKLWIGVDSS from the exons ATGTCGCGAATAGCTATAATTTTGGCTATAATTGGACACTCTATTTTGATGGCTTCTGCTGCCAAAATACCGATTAGCCACTTCAAAACATTACTATTTCGTGAGCCACCACTATTATCCCAGACGATAAGGCCACAAGCTCCCGTGCTGGAATACATTGAACAGAATGTGGACAATTTCAATCCGAATAATGATGCCACATATCGCATG AGATACTACAGGAATGACGAATTTTTCGTGAGAGGCGGTCCAATCTTTATTTATGTGGGCGGTGAGTGGTCGATATCACCAGGATGGCTCAGCGGTGGACACATGGTTGACATGGCCCGAGAATTGGGTGGACAACTGTTCTACACAGAACACAGATACTATGGACAAAGTTTTCCGACACC TGACGCCTCTTtcgaaaatttagaatttttgaatattgaacAAGCCCTCGCCGATTTGGctcattttattgtatttatgAAGCAAAGGCATGCGGAATTCGTAGACTCTGAAGTGGTTCTGGTTGGAGCATCGTACTCGGCTACAATGGTTGCATGGTTTAGACAGAAATATCCGCATTTAGTTGCGGGAGCAT GGGCTTCATCTGCACCAGTTCTAGCAAAGGTTGATTTTGTCGAATACAAAGAAGTGGTTGGTGCATCAATTCGTAGTGTTGGGGGTGAACAATGCTTCCGGCGGATCGAAAGAGCTTTTATCCAAGCTGAACAATTGATAACGAATGGAAATTTCGCAGAGTTTTCGAATCGCTTCAGAACTTGTGATGAACTGACAAACGATCAGTACGATATATGGTCAATATTCGGATTATTCGGAGATTTGTTTTCTTCCGTAGTGCAATACCACTG GCCTGGAGATATTGAAGGTATCTGTGATGCACTTCTTGATCCCAACAATGCTACAGAAACTGATCTTGACGCCTTTGTTCGATGGTACACACTTCAAATATTCGGAAGTAATCCTTCCGATGACGATTGTATCGATGCCACATTAGCGGCTGATATAGAGTTCTACCGAAACACATCTTGGGATCACTATGCCACGCGATCAGCCGGTCGACAATGGTTTTATCAGACTTGTGCTGAATACGGTTGGTATCAAACGTCTGGCTCAAGATTTCAACCATTCGGTTCGAATTTCCCAGTTGAATTATACATTGCATGGTGTCATAATGTGTACAGTACCAT ATTCAATCGAGACACAATCGAAGTGAATGTGCAacgcaaaaatgtgaaatatggAGGTATGAATCCGCAGGTGACTAACGTTTACTTCACTCATGGTTCGATCGATCCGTGGCGTACGATGGGCATTCAAAGTGACTTAAATGATCGAGCTCCAGCAGATGTTATTCCCG GTGCTTCCCACTGTGCAGATCTCTACTCAATTTCACCTGACGATAGTCCTAAAATGCGAGAAGTTAAAGAGAGAATTTTCAGTCTAGTAAAATTGTGGATTGGAGTCGATAGTTCGTAA